A stretch of Stenotrophomonas indicatrix DNA encodes these proteins:
- the bcsB gene encoding cellulose biosynthesis cyclic di-GMP-binding regulatory protein BcsB has protein sequence MSIPSSLRWLLLPLLALPVASGNSAPAPARMPTTGSTPDAPAAQVAVPTPVAAAAVPAQRSEAALPQTWAGSAWPWQRESTFAQLGRRQDTLLSGVRNATTFEFQVRRDRLAREAELDLSFTPSPSLLPTLSHLRVYLNDALMGVVPISNDQLGRPVQAKLPLDARLIADFNQVRLEFVGHYTDICEEPTHSSLWVNLSSNSTLRLGGQLLAMQDDLANFPLPFFDPRDTARLELPVVFGAAPTLAQQRAGAVMASYFGSLAGWWRQARFPVSFGQLPAQGHAVVLAVNGKFPPVIANHAPVKGPVVELMALPEDPQRKLLLVLGRNDDDLQKAVAAMAAGNALFRGRQVGIDEVKPLAPRKPYDAPNWVRTDRAVRLAELLDYPQQLHANGVSPQPITVNLNLPPDLFIWRNQGIPLNLRYRYTPPFGSDESRLGVAINDQFISSFPLVRRNGKQGLEEIRLPVLAGDAGADDGRLLIPSLKLGDRNQLRFDFNFASVMGSAQRDHCQTVLPPNLQAAIEEDSTIDFSGFHHYMGLPDLSAFALSGFPFSRMADLSETVVLVPATASESQVSLLLNLVGGLGVQTGYPAYGLRLSDDWKQASALDADLLMLGAMPAELRGSDQLSLLIDDQRTRLLNGQSPSPQLAMEQARRGSRAGDPAVTQVAVTAEAPFAAIIGLQSPHHAQRSIVSLAASNAADYGLLDEALSDTGKRQAIAGSVAILRSSGIHSQFVGDHYYVGALPWWLLLWYHLADHPALLAVLATVVVLMVAFLFWRVLRWVAAKRLDPGH, from the coding sequence ATGAGCATTCCGTCCTCTCTGCGCTGGCTGCTGCTGCCCCTGCTGGCCTTGCCTGTGGCCTCGGGCAACAGTGCGCCGGCCCCGGCACGCATGCCGACCACCGGTTCCACCCCGGACGCACCGGCTGCCCAGGTCGCCGTACCGACCCCGGTGGCGGCTGCAGCGGTTCCTGCGCAGCGCAGTGAAGCTGCACTGCCGCAGACCTGGGCAGGCAGTGCCTGGCCTTGGCAACGCGAAAGTACCTTCGCCCAGTTGGGTCGTCGCCAGGACACGCTGTTGTCGGGCGTGCGCAACGCGACCACCTTCGAATTCCAGGTGCGCCGCGACCGGCTCGCGCGCGAGGCCGAACTGGACCTGAGCTTCACACCGTCGCCGTCGCTGCTGCCGACCCTGTCGCATCTGCGGGTCTATCTCAACGATGCGTTGATGGGCGTGGTGCCGATCAGCAACGACCAGCTTGGCCGCCCGGTGCAGGCCAAGCTGCCGCTGGATGCGCGCCTGATCGCAGACTTCAACCAGGTGCGGCTGGAATTTGTCGGCCATTACACCGACATCTGCGAAGAACCCACCCACAGTTCGCTGTGGGTGAACCTGTCCAGCAACAGCACGCTGCGCCTGGGCGGACAGCTGCTGGCGATGCAGGATGACCTGGCCAACTTCCCGCTGCCGTTCTTCGATCCACGCGATACCGCGCGCCTGGAGCTGCCGGTGGTGTTCGGTGCCGCACCGACGTTGGCCCAGCAACGCGCCGGTGCCGTGATGGCCTCTTACTTCGGCAGCCTGGCCGGCTGGTGGCGGCAGGCGCGTTTCCCGGTCAGCTTCGGCCAACTGCCGGCGCAGGGGCATGCCGTGGTGCTGGCAGTCAATGGCAAGTTCCCGCCGGTGATCGCCAACCATGCACCGGTGAAGGGCCCGGTGGTCGAGCTGATGGCGCTGCCGGAGGATCCGCAGCGCAAGCTGCTGCTGGTGCTGGGCCGCAACGATGACGATCTGCAGAAGGCGGTGGCGGCGATGGCGGCGGGCAACGCGTTGTTCCGTGGCCGCCAGGTCGGCATCGACGAGGTCAAGCCGTTGGCCCCGCGCAAGCCGTACGATGCACCTAACTGGGTGCGCACCGACCGGGCCGTGCGCTTGGCCGAACTGCTCGACTACCCGCAGCAGCTGCATGCAAACGGCGTGTCGCCGCAGCCGATCACGGTCAACCTCAACCTGCCGCCGGATCTTTTCATCTGGCGCAACCAGGGCATTCCGCTGAACCTGCGTTACCGCTACACGCCGCCGTTCGGCAGCGATGAATCGCGATTGGGCGTAGCAATCAACGACCAGTTCATTTCCAGCTTCCCGCTGGTGCGCCGCAACGGCAAGCAGGGTCTGGAGGAAATCCGCCTGCCGGTGCTGGCCGGCGACGCCGGTGCCGACGACGGCCGCCTGCTGATTCCCTCGCTCAAGCTGGGCGACCGCAACCAGCTGCGCTTTGATTTCAACTTTGCCAGCGTGATGGGCAGTGCCCAGCGCGACCACTGCCAGACCGTGCTGCCGCCGAACCTGCAGGCGGCGATCGAAGAAGATTCGACCATCGACTTCTCCGGTTTCCACCACTACATGGGCCTGCCGGACCTGTCCGCATTCGCGCTCAGCGGTTTCCCCTTCAGCCGCATGGCCGATCTGTCCGAGACGGTGGTGCTGGTGCCGGCAACGGCGAGCGAGTCGCAGGTCAGCCTGCTGTTGAACCTGGTGGGCGGCCTGGGCGTACAGACGGGGTACCCGGCCTATGGCTTGCGCCTGTCCGACGACTGGAAGCAGGCCAGCGCACTGGATGCCGACCTGCTGATGCTGGGTGCAATGCCGGCAGAGCTGCGCGGCAGCGATCAGTTGTCGCTGCTGATCGATGACCAGCGTACGCGCCTGCTCAATGGCCAGTCACCGTCGCCGCAGCTGGCGATGGAGCAGGCCCGTCGCGGCAGCCGTGCCGGTGATCCGGCAGTTACCCAGGTGGCGGTCACCGCCGAAGCGCCCTTCGCGGCGATCATCGGCCTGCAGTCGCCGCATCACGCGCAGCGCAGCATCGTCTCGCTGGCGGCCAGCAATGCCGCCGACTACGGCCTGCTCGACGAAGCCCTCAGCGATACCGGCAAGCGCCAGGCGATCGCCGGTTCGGTGGCGATCCTGCGCAGTTCGGGCATCCACAGCCAGTTCGTCGGCGACCATTACTACGTTGGCGCGCTGCCGTGGTGGCTGCTGCTCTGGTACCACCTGGCCGACCACCCGGCACTGCTGGCGGTGCTGGCCACGGTGGTGGTGCTGATGGTGGCATTCCTGTTCTGGCGTGTGCTGCGCTGGGTGGCAGCCAAGCGGCTGGATCCGGGGCACTGA
- the bcsQ gene encoding cellulose biosynthesis protein BcsQ: MNTLLSLQGVHGGTGVTTVLAALGQALHAQGQRVLLVECSPDQMLGLHLGLPAKEAGGWARAQLDGGDWRAAAFACAPGLAVLPYGRVDDAEALQVEQWLQAAPATWADRMPLLVPQFDWVMFDLPQRLPAHVAAINQHAACTLPLRLACVDPANHVALQRHSADARRVLANRYDPAVPVQRDLMQLWLHSHAARLLPQPLHEDARVPAALASKQPLGRYAADSLAAADIDGLALWCLAESARRQAEGAHG, encoded by the coding sequence ATGAACACGCTGTTGTCCCTGCAGGGCGTGCATGGCGGCACCGGGGTAACCACCGTGCTGGCAGCGCTGGGCCAGGCCCTGCATGCGCAGGGCCAGCGCGTGCTGCTGGTCGAATGCAGCCCGGACCAGATGCTTGGCCTGCACCTGGGCCTGCCCGCAAAGGAAGCGGGTGGCTGGGCGCGTGCCCAGCTTGACGGAGGCGACTGGCGCGCGGCGGCCTTCGCCTGCGCGCCTGGCTTGGCCGTGCTTCCCTATGGCCGCGTCGATGACGCTGAGGCACTGCAGGTAGAGCAGTGGCTGCAGGCGGCGCCGGCTACCTGGGCTGATCGCATGCCGCTGTTGGTGCCGCAGTTCGACTGGGTGATGTTCGACCTGCCACAGCGGCTGCCTGCACACGTGGCCGCGATCAACCAGCATGCCGCTTGCACCTTGCCGCTCCGCCTGGCCTGTGTCGATCCGGCCAACCATGTGGCGCTGCAACGGCACAGTGCCGACGCGCGCCGTGTGCTGGCCAATCGCTACGATCCTGCTGTGCCGGTACAGCGCGACCTGATGCAGTTGTGGCTGCACTCGCATGCTGCGCGCCTGTTGCCGCAACCGCTGCATGAGGATGCGCGGGTACCGGCGGCGTTGGCCAGCAAGCAGCCGTTGGGCCGCTACGCGGCCGATTCGCTGGCCGCGGCTGATATCGATGGCCTCGCGCTGTGGTGCCTGGCCGAGTCTGCCCGGCGGCAGGCGGAGGGCGCGCACGGATGA
- the bcsR gene encoding cellulose biosynthesis protein BcsR — protein sequence MAADILAVPTTLSVEEDDIDLLRRSLNMPEMPYVDFSAQREREQALARWPLLAELEQQR from the coding sequence ATGGCTGCCGACATTCTTGCGGTGCCCACCACCCTGTCGGTCGAGGAAGACGACATCGACCTGCTGCGGCGCAGCCTGAACATGCCGGAGATGCCCTACGTGGACTTTTCGGCGCAGCGCGAGCGCGAGCAGGCGCTGGCGCGCTGGCCGCTGCTGGCGGAACTGGAGCAGCAGCGATGA
- a CDS encoding cellulose biosynthesis protein BcsF: protein MTTDQQLWTLIAACAVLMIPFGAMLGVLWRGLRRRVGGWLPPRHLRRAGVRQRAPRRPA from the coding sequence ATGACCACCGACCAGCAGCTGTGGACGTTGATCGCCGCCTGCGCGGTATTGATGATTCCGTTCGGCGCGATGCTGGGCGTGCTGTGGCGAGGCCTGCGCCGACGCGTCGGCGGGTGGTTGCCGCCACGTCACCTGCGCCGGGCGGGCGTGCGCCAGCGCGCACCGCGGAGGCCGGCATGA
- the bcsG gene encoding cellulose biosynthesis protein BcsG, translated as MSPQALPASPFAWADLRGWNLYFLSKVVLAWMGALDLKILPNLLFLGALLVPLRWRWARIARTVVAVPVGVALYYQDTWWPPFQRLLAQPGVLDFSADYWLELAQRFINWQMVAVLALLLVAYYLLKPWLRITTLSVLGMLGMAVVALPLPADLVARQGQAVAATGNTGSGRAPLAPASNDNLNAWLASFYQQQSSLKTAFPAPASGAPFDVIILNICSLAWSDLDEVGLRQNNLLDRMDVVFDDFNSATAYSGPAAIRLLRASCGQTSHTALFDPVPAECQLFSNLQRLGFQSELAMNHDGHFDDFIGELSKYGGLQAKPMDINPLPRALVAFDKSPLRRDGDVLNSWFKQRQAESTQQVALFYNTISLHDGNRIVGADGRANAADYKARAQMVLGDMAGFVDAVEKSGRRAMIVVVPEHGAALHGDRMQIPGMREIPSPSITHVPVGVKLVGMGAPAAGGPRHIPEPSSYLAISELVARVYALNAQSPPADRDWDSLLKGLPRTPSVSENEGAKVIDYDGKPWLQLQGSQTWSPYPEDKR; from the coding sequence ATGAGTCCGCAGGCATTGCCCGCATCGCCGTTCGCCTGGGCCGACCTGCGCGGCTGGAACCTGTACTTCCTGTCCAAGGTGGTGCTGGCCTGGATGGGTGCGCTGGACCTGAAGATCCTGCCCAACCTGCTGTTCCTCGGCGCGCTGCTGGTGCCGCTGCGCTGGCGCTGGGCGCGTATCGCGCGGACGGTGGTGGCTGTCCCCGTTGGCGTGGCGCTGTATTACCAGGACACCTGGTGGCCGCCGTTCCAGCGATTGCTGGCGCAGCCGGGCGTCCTCGACTTTTCTGCCGACTATTGGCTGGAACTGGCCCAGCGCTTCATCAACTGGCAGATGGTGGCGGTGCTGGCCCTGCTGCTGGTGGCCTATTACCTGCTGAAACCGTGGCTGCGCATCACCACCCTCAGCGTGCTGGGCATGCTCGGCATGGCGGTGGTTGCGCTGCCGCTGCCGGCAGACCTGGTCGCGCGACAGGGCCAGGCCGTGGCCGCCACCGGCAATACGGGCTCCGGTCGTGCGCCGCTGGCACCTGCCAGCAACGACAACCTCAACGCCTGGCTGGCAAGCTTCTACCAGCAGCAGTCAAGTTTGAAGACGGCCTTCCCGGCGCCGGCAAGCGGCGCGCCCTTCGACGTCATCATCCTCAACATCTGCTCGCTGGCCTGGAGCGACCTGGACGAAGTGGGGCTGCGCCAGAACAACCTGCTCGACCGCATGGACGTGGTCTTCGACGATTTCAATTCGGCAACCGCCTACAGCGGGCCGGCGGCCATCCGCCTGCTGCGCGCCAGCTGCGGGCAGACTTCGCACACCGCGCTGTTCGACCCGGTACCGGCCGAGTGCCAGCTGTTCTCCAACCTGCAGCGCCTCGGTTTCCAGAGCGAGCTGGCCATGAATCATGATGGCCATTTCGACGATTTCATCGGCGAGCTCTCCAAGTACGGCGGCCTGCAGGCCAAACCGATGGACATCAATCCACTGCCGCGCGCGCTGGTGGCGTTCGACAAGTCACCGTTGCGTCGCGATGGCGACGTGCTGAACAGCTGGTTCAAGCAACGCCAGGCCGAATCCACCCAGCAGGTCGCGCTGTTCTACAACACGATCTCGCTGCACGACGGCAACCGCATCGTCGGCGCCGATGGTCGTGCCAACGCTGCCGACTACAAGGCGCGTGCGCAGATGGTGCTCGGTGACATGGCCGGCTTCGTCGACGCGGTGGAGAAGAGTGGGCGCCGCGCCATGATCGTGGTGGTACCCGAACACGGTGCCGCACTGCACGGCGATCGCATGCAGATCCCGGGCATGCGTGAAATTCCCAGCCCGTCGATCACCCACGTGCCGGTAGGCGTGAAGCTGGTCGGTATGGGGGCACCTGCTGCCGGCGGCCCGCGCCACATTCCCGAACCGAGCAGCTACCTGGCCATCTCCGAGCTGGTGGCACGGGTCTACGCGCTCAACGCGCAGTCGCCGCCGGCCGACCGTGACTGGGACAGCCTGCTGAAGGGGTTGCCGCGAACGCCATCGGTTTCCGAGAACGAAGGCGCCAAGGTCATCGACTACGACGGCAAGCCGTGGCTGCAGCTGCAGGGCAGCCAGACCTGGAGCCCTTACCCCGAGGACAAACGCTGA
- the bcsA gene encoding UDP-forming cellulose synthase catalytic subunit: MSARVYYLHWSRLRDRVHAPWATCLVLWLLQAIGWAFLRLEAPAWQALAPRLRGAFPQLQGDRRWRPGDPIRLLIQALWLSIVRLVPRPSQRRQRLARARRQRIAELRGAAGRGHLRYVRAMRDAPNEVWNSRFMAWASQRLQGLSPRRRNLLTFLIGLVTLGLAVLCITQPFTYFAQFVFVLLLWVIALLVRRMQGRYATLVLVVLSITVSCRYLWWRYTATLNWNSTFDLICGLVLLAAETYSWLVLMLGYVQVAWPLRRRPAPLPADVQQWPTVDVLIPTYNEDLALVRHTVYAAMGLDWPADKLRIHILDDGRREEFRAFAERTGVNYITRTDNRHAKAGNLNHALTLIDGELVAIFDSDHLPVRSFLQVSCGWFLRDPKLALVQTPHHFFSADPFERNLQVFRSDPNEGELFYGLVQDGNDLWNAAFFCGSCAVLRREAIDAIGGFATETVTEDAHTALRLHRNGWNSAYLRIPQAAGLATDSLGAHVNQRIRWARGMVQIFRIDNPLIGKGLSLFQRFCYANAMLHFLAGIPRLVFLTAPLAFLLLHVYIIYAPALAILLFVVPHMAHASLTNARIQGKYRRPFWGEVYETVLAWYIARPTTIALFSPGRGKFNVTDKGGTQAGDRFDWRVARPYLVLALLNVLGLCFAVWRFMHGPADERGTVVVSSLWVLYNLLIIGGALAVAAEVQQVRRTHRVTTRLPMALQVPDGRRLRGVMQDYSNDGVGIELGDDPQLLEGQPVQVLLGRGRREFAFPARVQRSVGHRLGLLLTFENERQRVEFAQCTFARADAWLDWHAGYQPKSLPRSLWSVLVLGWRGYRRMGDFTPFDLDRPAHWNRRLLRWLASFAPQRPLPSHPADPAADPGLRP; the protein is encoded by the coding sequence ATGAGCGCGCGGGTGTACTACCTGCATTGGAGCCGCCTGCGTGATCGGGTACATGCGCCGTGGGCGACTTGCCTGGTGCTGTGGCTGCTGCAGGCCATCGGCTGGGCGTTCCTGCGCCTGGAAGCTCCGGCATGGCAGGCATTGGCGCCGCGCCTGCGCGGTGCCTTCCCGCAGTTGCAGGGTGACCGTCGCTGGCGCCCCGGCGATCCGATCCGCTTGCTGATCCAGGCGCTCTGGTTGTCGATCGTGCGCTTGGTGCCGCGCCCTTCGCAGCGCCGGCAACGCTTGGCGCGCGCGCGCCGGCAACGCATCGCCGAGCTGCGCGGTGCCGCCGGGCGTGGTCACCTGCGCTACGTGCGCGCAATGCGCGATGCACCCAACGAGGTCTGGAACAGCCGCTTCATGGCCTGGGCAAGCCAGCGCCTGCAGGGGCTGTCGCCGCGTAGGCGCAATCTGCTGACGTTCCTGATCGGCCTGGTCACGCTGGGCCTGGCCGTGCTGTGCATCACCCAGCCGTTCACCTACTTCGCGCAGTTCGTGTTCGTGCTGCTGCTGTGGGTCATCGCCCTGCTGGTGCGGCGCATGCAGGGGCGCTACGCCACCCTGGTGCTGGTGGTGCTGTCGATCACCGTGTCCTGCCGCTACCTGTGGTGGCGCTATACGGCCACGTTGAACTGGAACAGCACCTTCGACCTGATCTGCGGGCTGGTGCTGTTGGCTGCGGAAACCTACTCGTGGCTGGTGCTGATGCTGGGGTATGTGCAGGTGGCCTGGCCGCTGCGCCGTCGCCCGGCGCCGCTGCCCGCCGATGTCCAGCAGTGGCCGACGGTGGATGTGCTCATTCCCACCTACAACGAAGACCTGGCCCTGGTGCGGCACACCGTGTACGCGGCGATGGGCCTGGACTGGCCGGCCGACAAGCTGCGCATCCACATTCTCGACGACGGCAGGCGCGAGGAGTTCCGCGCTTTCGCCGAACGTACCGGAGTGAACTACATCACCCGCACCGACAACCGACACGCCAAGGCGGGCAACCTCAATCACGCCCTGACCTTGATCGATGGCGAACTGGTGGCCATCTTCGACAGCGATCATCTGCCGGTGCGGTCGTTCCTGCAGGTCTCCTGCGGCTGGTTCCTGCGCGACCCGAAGCTGGCGCTGGTACAGACGCCGCACCACTTCTTCTCGGCCGATCCGTTCGAGCGCAACCTGCAGGTATTCCGCAGCGACCCCAACGAGGGCGAGTTGTTCTACGGTCTTGTGCAGGATGGCAACGACCTGTGGAACGCGGCCTTCTTCTGTGGCTCCTGCGCGGTGCTGCGCCGCGAGGCGATCGATGCCATTGGCGGCTTTGCCACCGAGACCGTCACCGAGGATGCGCATACTGCGCTGCGCCTGCATCGCAACGGTTGGAACTCGGCGTACCTGCGTATCCCGCAGGCGGCTGGCCTGGCCACCGACAGCCTGGGAGCGCATGTCAACCAGCGCATCCGCTGGGCGCGCGGCATGGTGCAGATCTTCCGCATCGACAATCCCCTGATCGGCAAGGGCCTGAGCCTGTTCCAGCGCTTCTGCTACGCCAACGCGATGCTGCACTTCCTCGCCGGCATTCCACGTCTGGTGTTCCTCACCGCGCCGCTGGCGTTCCTGCTGCTGCACGTCTACATCATCTATGCGCCAGCACTGGCCATCCTGTTGTTCGTGGTGCCGCACATGGCCCACGCCAGCCTTACCAACGCACGCATCCAGGGCAAGTATCGGCGGCCCTTCTGGGGCGAGGTCTACGAGACCGTGCTGGCCTGGTACATCGCACGGCCGACCACCATTGCGTTGTTCAGCCCGGGGCGCGGCAAGTTCAACGTCACCGACAAGGGCGGCACCCAGGCCGGTGACCGTTTCGACTGGCGTGTGGCACGGCCATACCTGGTGCTGGCACTGTTGAACGTGCTGGGCCTGTGCTTTGCGGTCTGGCGCTTCATGCACGGCCCGGCTGATGAACGCGGCACCGTGGTCGTCAGCTCGCTGTGGGTGCTGTACAACCTGCTGATCATCGGTGGCGCGCTGGCCGTGGCCGCCGAGGTGCAGCAGGTGCGCCGCACCCATCGCGTGACGACACGCTTGCCGATGGCCCTGCAGGTTCCCGATGGTCGCCGCCTGCGTGGCGTCATGCAGGATTACTCCAACGACGGTGTCGGCATCGAGCTGGGCGACGACCCGCAGCTGCTTGAGGGGCAACCGGTGCAGGTGCTGCTGGGCCGGGGCCGCCGCGAGTTTGCGTTCCCCGCACGGGTGCAGCGCAGCGTTGGCCATCGCCTCGGCCTGCTGTTGACGTTCGAGAATGAACGCCAGCGCGTGGAATTTGCCCAGTGCACCTTCGCCCGCGCCGATGCGTGGCTCGACTGGCACGCCGGCTACCAGCCCAAGAGCCTGCCACGCAGCCTGTGGAGCGTGCTGGTGCTGGGTTGGCGCGGTTACCGGCGGATGGGCGACTTCACTCCGTTCGACCTTGACCGTCCCGCGCACTGGAACCGTCGCCTGCTGCGCTGGCTGGCCAGTTTCGCCCCGCAACGTCCGCTTCCATCCCACCCGGCTGACCCAGCCGCTGATCCAGGGCTTCGTCCATGA